The segment AGTTCGACGGACCGGACGGGCGGGTCGAGGTGGACATCGACGCCCACCTGCTGATCAACGACGGCGAGTCGGTGATCCAGGCGGTCAGCGAGGGGCTGGGCATTACCCAGGCGCCGCACCTGTTGGCCTCGTGCCTGCTCAGCAAGGGCATGCTCGAACTGGTGATGACCGACGTGCGCTCCACCGGCAAGCCGGTGTGGATCGTCTACCCGCAGAAGCGCCACCTGTCGGCGCGCGTGCGCGCCTTCATCGGCTGGGTGCGCGAGCTGTTCGACGCGCTGAATGAGCCGGATGTGCTGAAGCGCCCGACGATGCCCGCGGTGCCGGCACCGTCGGTGGTGGCGAAGGCCCCGGCGCGGGCTCAGCTGCCCAGCGGCATCCAGGCCAGCAGCGCCAGGCCCAGCGCGATGCGGTAGATCGCGAAGGCGGTGAAGCGGTGGGTGCGGATATAGCCGAGCAGCCACTTCACCGCCGCGAACGCGACCACCGCCGATACCACGAAGCCGACCGCCAGCGCGGTCCAGTCCTCGTGCGCGGCGCCGCCGTTCTTCAGCACCTTCAGCAGCTCGTAGCCGGTGGCCGCGTACATCGTCGGGATGCCGACCAGGAAGGCGAACTCGGTCGCAGCGGGCCGATCGCCGGTACCGGCCAGCAGCGCGGTGAAGATCGTTGCCGAGGAGCGCGAGGTGCCCGGAAAGATGCCCGCCACCATCTGCGCGACACCCACCAGGATCGCCACGGTCCACGTCACCTGCGTGCTGGGTGGCCGCCGTGCAGCGAGCTGCTCGGCGGCAATCATCCACACGCCGCCGATCACCAGCGCCCAGGCCACCGGCGTTACCGTCTCCGGCAGCTTGAAGCCATGCTTCACCGCGATCAGCCCGAGCACCGCGGTGATCAGGAAGGCGACGGTCAGCTTGGCCAGGTAGTCGCGGTTGGCCGGATCGCGCCACTGCGTCAGCAGCTGCCAGATGCGCTTCCAGTAGATCAGCGTGACCGCCAGGATCGCCCCGGCCTGGATGCCGACGTTGAACAGGTCCGATCGTGCGCCCAGTCCGAGCTTTTCCGCGATCAGCAGGTGGCCGGTGCTGGAGATGGGGAGGAACTCGGTGATGCCTTCGATGATGCCGAGGAGGATGACGCGGAGCAGATCGATCACTGGAGCGGGCCTTGGCGCGGGGACGGCCACCGTGGCCGCCACAAAGGGCGACAGCATACGGGCTGCGGCTGCGAAATGGCCTGCGGAACCGGGGCGTTCGCCGGGCAACGTCGAGACCGATCATCCGTGGATTTTCCGTGCGGCGTTGCAGCGTTCTTGTAACGAAATGTGATAAGCAACGCCCAGGTCACCTTATTGCAATGCAGCAAGTCATAAGGCAGGATCAAACTGCAGCAAGGCTCTGGCTGCACCGCGAGGCAGCGCAAGTCACGCGCCTGCGATTAGCTGGAGCCGGCAGCGGGGAGACATTCGCCTGGCCGGGCGCGCGATATCCGCGACGCCGCCATCGTTGCCTCCGACCCCTGCCGAATCATGCGGCTTGCTGGACGTGAGCCCGCCTCTTCATCGCCCGCCGCCTGTCGGCTGGCCGATCCGCCACACACCCTGGATCCAGCCGCCCGGCCGCGCCGCGCGGTGACGGGACCGGCTGGCCGCTGCGCCGGCCCGACGGGTCAGGGCGCTTTCGCGCTGTAGCGAGCTACTTGCTTACCGATAACTCGGTCGGGCGGTCGCGTCCCCTGTTCGGGGCGACCGTCGCTGGCCTGGTCATGCGTTCCATGCACGGACGTCCAGACGTCGTGTGCGGGGCGCTCACTCTGGCACGGGAGAGGGTCGATGAAACGAAGTGTGCAGCGGTCGATGTGGGGGGCGGCAATGATGGCGGTGATGGTCGCCATGCCGGCGATGGCGGCCGACGCGCCGCAGAGCTCGGTGGCGGGAAGCGTGGCGGTGGTCAACGACTACCTGTTCCGCGGCCTGTCGCAGACCAACTGGAAGCCGGCGGTGCAGCCGGGCATCGAATACGACCATGCCAGCGGCTGGTACGTCGGTGCCTGGGGCAGCAACATCAGCTGGCTGTCCGACGCGTCGACCGACGCCGCGCACATCTCCAGCAGCCTGGAGCTGGATTTCTATACCGGCTTCCGCGGCAGCCTCGCCGGCGACTGGAGCTACGACGTCGGCCTGTACGAGTACTACTACCCGGGCAGCTACCCGAGCGGCTTCACCCGCCCCTACACCACCGAGGTCTACGGCTCGCTGGGCTACAAGGGCGTCACGCTGAAGTATTCGCATGCGCTCACCAACCTGTTCGGCTTCGCCGACAGCAAGAACTCGGGCTACGTCGACCTTTCCTACAACGTCGAAGTCAGCCCGGGCTGGACGCTCAACCTGCACGCCGGCCACCAGAACGTGAAGAACGTTTCCGGTGCCTCGTACAGCGACTGGAAGGTGGGCGTGACCAAGGCCTTCGACCACGGCTACTCGGTGTCGCTGGGCTACTACGACACCAATGCCTCGCGCAGCGTCTACAGCAATGCCTACGGCCACTACGTCGGGCGCGCCACCGGCGTGCTCACGCTCAGCAAGTCGTTCTGAGCGGCTTCCTGGCGGCGACCGGGGGGTCGTCGCCTTCCACGTGAATCAAGCCATGCGGGGGAGACAGGCATGAAATTGATCAGTTGCATCATCCGGCCGTACAGGCTCGACGAGGTGCGCGATGCGCT is part of the Dyella thiooxydans genome and harbors:
- a CDS encoding undecaprenyl-diphosphate phosphatase — its product is MIDLLRVILLGIIEGITEFLPISSTGHLLIAEKLGLGARSDLFNVGIQAGAILAVTLIYWKRIWQLLTQWRDPANRDYLAKLTVAFLITAVLGLIAVKHGFKLPETVTPVAWALVIGGVWMIAAEQLAARRPPSTQVTWTVAILVGVAQMVAGIFPGTSRSSATIFTALLAGTGDRPAATEFAFLVGIPTMYAATGYELLKVLKNGGAAHEDWTALAVGFVVSAVVAFAAVKWLLGYIRTHRFTAFAIYRIALGLALLAWMPLGS
- a CDS encoding TorF family putative porin; amino-acid sequence: MKRSVQRSMWGAAMMAVMVAMPAMAADAPQSSVAGSVAVVNDYLFRGLSQTNWKPAVQPGIEYDHASGWYVGAWGSNISWLSDASTDAAHISSSLELDFYTGFRGSLAGDWSYDVGLYEYYYPGSYPSGFTRPYTTEVYGSLGYKGVTLKYSHALTNLFGFADSKNSGYVDLSYNVEVSPGWTLNLHAGHQNVKNVSGASYSDWKVGVTKAFDHGYSVSLGYYDTNASRSVYSNAYGHYVGRATGVLTLSKSF